The following coding sequences are from one Tissierella sp. window:
- a CDS encoding DUF975 family protein, which yields MVLIFVVLLITVGYAIEVGKTRFFLRGFKDDVSIGNLFSTFNSREYFGIVRTQFLRGLYNLLWFLLLIIPGIIKYYEYSMVPYILSEEPNLPSNEAITRSRNMTEGHKMDMFVLDLSFIGWYMLGSLLFGIGGIFANPYKEATWARLYNTLSGNDDTDNESIDNDIVLE from the coding sequence ATGGTTTTGATTTTTGTAGTCCTTTTAATAACCGTAGGTTATGCAATAGAGGTAGGCAAAACTAGGTTTTTTCTTAGAGGATTTAAAGATGATGTTAGTATAGGAAATTTATTTTCAACTTTTAATTCAAGGGAATACTTTGGAATCGTTAGAACACAGTTTTTAAGAGGTCTTTATAATTTACTATGGTTTTTATTATTAATAATACCAGGAATAATAAAATACTATGAATATAGTATGGTTCCATATATCTTATCAGAAGAACCTAATCTACCATCAAATGAAGCAATAACTAGAAGTAGAAATATGACAGAAGGGCATAAAATGGATATGTTTGTACTAGACCTATCCTTCATAGGTTGGTATATGTTAGGTTCGCTTTTATTTGGAATAGGAGGCATATTTGCAAATCCCTATAAAGAGGCTACATGGGCAAGGTTATATAATACTTTATCTGGAAACGATGATACGGATAATGAAAGTATAGATAATGATATAGTACTTGAATAA
- a CDS encoding zinc ribbon domain-containing protein YjdM: MSNLPNCPKCNSEYTYEDGSLFICPECAHEWTSKMEDENSGEENIIKDANGNILNDGDSVTVIKDLKVKGSSSAIKLGTKVKNIKLIHGSSDGHDIDCKIDGFGAMKLKSEFVKKL, translated from the coding sequence ATGTCTAATCTACCAAATTGTCCAAAATGTAACTCAGAGTATACTTATGAAGATGGAAGTCTTTTTATTTGCCCAGAATGTGCCCACGAATGGACTTCTAAAATGGAAGATGAAAATAGTGGTGAAGAAAATATTATAAAAGATGCAAATGGAAACATTTTAAATGATGGAGACTCTGTAACCGTTATTAAAGATCTAAAAGTAAAAGGAAGCTCATCAGCAATAAAATTGGGTACAAAGGTGAAGAATATAAAACTCATACATGGATCCAGTGATGGTCATGATATTGATTGTAAAATTGACGGTTTCGGAGCTATGAAACTAAAATCTGAATTTGTTAAGAAGTTATAA
- a CDS encoding effector binding domain-containing protein: MEWNEKLQKIIDYVENHLQRKEEPIVIEEIIEIAGCSYNFFQKVFSYMNGISFAEYIRFRKLTLAGYDLKSTDIKVVDLSYKYGYDSPTSFTKAFQQFHGVPPKEARNKTVELQVFPKMQVSKKQRYSWKIEYKSSLRLIGKSIKVSCEDGLHYIKIPEFWNECQRNGVFSKLISMDTSTPNGMFGLFGNYDEIANEIEYSIMVNSNLEISEEFQEIIIPETTWAVFHCKGAVPQSIQNGWKYLNEEWLIKYPFKHASCPELEWYSVGNSYDKDYLSQIWIPITEEE, encoded by the coding sequence ATGGAGTGGAATGAAAAACTACAAAAAATTATTGATTATGTGGAGAATCATTTACAAAGAAAAGAAGAACCGATTGTCATTGAGGAAATCATTGAAATTGCAGGTTGTTCCTATAATTTTTTCCAAAAAGTATTTTCATATATGAACGGAATAAGCTTTGCTGAATATATCCGATTTAGGAAATTGACTTTAGCAGGATATGATCTAAAGAGTACTGATATTAAAGTAGTTGATCTAAGCTATAAATATGGGTATGATTCTCCTACATCATTTACGAAGGCATTTCAACAATTTCATGGTGTTCCTCCAAAAGAAGCACGAAATAAAACAGTTGAATTACAAGTTTTTCCTAAAATGCAAGTTTCAAAAAAGCAGAGATATTCATGGAAGATCGAATACAAATCATCATTGCGTTTAATTGGGAAGAGCATTAAAGTTTCATGTGAAGATGGACTACATTACATAAAGATACCTGAATTTTGGAATGAATGTCAAAGAAATGGTGTTTTTTCTAAATTGATTTCTATGGATACAAGTACTCCTAATGGAATGTTTGGTTTGTTTGGAAACTATGATGAAATAGCTAATGAAATTGAATATTCAATTATGGTAAATTCAAACCTTGAGATATCAGAAGAATTTCAGGAAATCATTATTCCAGAAACTACATGGGCTGTTTTTCATTGCAAAGGTGCTGTTCCTCAGTCAATTCAAAATGGATGGAAATATCTTAATGAAGAATGGCTAATAAAATATCCATTTAAACACGCCTCTTGTCCAGAGTTGGAATGGTATAGTGTAGGCAATTCTTATGATAAAGACTATTTAAGTCAAATATGGATACCAATTACTGAGGAGGAATAA
- a CDS encoding QueT transporter family protein, with amino-acid sequence MNIRRTALGEETMSTTRKLAISGVTVGLYVILMYITQGFAFGQYQIRIATSFYALSAIYPFLTIPLAVGNMLSNILMGGLGIFDILGGFIVGIVTAGAICLVKKFKLNDWLVAIPIIFGPGLIVPIWLSVILNIPYKVLATSLCIGQIIPGIVGVILVKQLRNRI; translated from the coding sequence ATGAATATTAGAAGGACAGCATTAGGTGAAGAAACTATGTCAACCACAAGGAAGCTTGCAATATCAGGAGTCACAGTAGGGCTCTATGTTATATTAATGTATATAACTCAAGGATTTGCTTTTGGACAATATCAGATAAGAATAGCAACATCATTCTATGCATTAAGTGCTATCTACCCCTTTTTAACTATCCCTCTGGCTGTAGGAAATATGCTAAGCAATATACTTATGGGAGGATTAGGGATTTTTGATATATTAGGAGGATTCATAGTAGGCATTGTTACAGCTGGAGCAATTTGTTTGGTGAAAAAATTTAAGTTGAATGATTGGCTTGTAGCTATTCCAATAATTTTCGGACCTGGATTAATAGTTCCTATATGGCTTTCAGTAATATTGAACATACCTTATAAAGTATTGGCAACTAGCTTATGTATTGGACAAATTATTCCAGGAATAGTAGGAGTTATTCTTGTTAAACAATTAAGAAATAGAATATAA
- the queF gene encoding preQ(1) synthase produces MFGRNEKELEGVTLLGNQGTKYNYDYDPSVLETFENKHKGNDYFVKFNCPEFTSLCPMTGQPDFATIYISYVPERLMVESKSLKLYLFSFRNHGDFHEDCMNIIMKDLIKILDPKYIEVWGKFTPRGGISIDPYCNYGKEGTKWKDVAEKRMFFHDMNPENIDNR; encoded by the coding sequence ATGTTTGGGAGAAATGAAAAGGAATTAGAAGGAGTAACATTATTGGGAAATCAGGGAACAAAGTATAATTATGATTATGATCCATCTGTTTTGGAAACATTTGAGAACAAACATAAAGGGAATGATTATTTTGTAAAATTTAATTGTCCAGAGTTTACAAGTCTTTGCCCAATGACAGGACAACCTGATTTTGCAACAATATATATATCTTATGTTCCAGAAAGACTTATGGTAGAGAGCAAGTCTTTAAAGCTTTATTTATTTAGTTTTAGAAATCATGGTGATTTCCATGAAGACTGTATGAATATTATAATGAAGGATTTAATAAAGATTTTAGATCCAAAGTATATTGAAGTTTGGGGAAAGTTCACTCCAAGGGGTGGGATTTCCATTGACCCATATTGTAATTATGGAAAAGAAGGAACGAAGTGGAAGGATGTAGCTGAAAAGAGAATGTTCTTTCATGATATGAATCCAGAAAATATAGATAATAGATAA
- the helD gene encoding RNA polymerase recycling motor HelD translates to MKKDDFIWKLEDEWLQEVLKETRKQLDKNINFKEKIKDEAIRTQKELWDEIGSVSIANGLDQVADFMQYISFMKMQKISHESTRKLQDKYEKMLVSPYFARMDFLENGELEAEKCYIGVSNLINDKLDFLIYDWRAPISSMFYDCEMGDANYECPEGVIEGKLLLKRQYKINNGEIQYMFDSNLKIDDEMLQDILSKSTDSKMKAIVTTIQREQNKVIRNEEYKTLIVQGPAGSGKTSVALHRIAYLLYKHREKITPENIVIFSPNEIFNEYISNVLPELGEDNMYQTTFKEYMHKALGRDFLKEDYCEMMEYILTSKNQAGYENRINNIRYKSTMEFVNILKYYVTFVEEKDRDFKDVFFRDQLIVTSKDLQELFFKEYIRLPLRKRLRKIKERVLFLLDPYKKERIDEVVAELEKKGSYIDKIEIFQDSMVIVKEEMKALYHEINIMTEFNLVNIYKELFEKLELFHRRLNIPYNEEIIKKIKSHSLENLEAQNLNYEDQIIILYLKIVLGDISKTSEIKYVIIDEAQDYTPLQYEIFYQLFESANMTILGDLNQSINPFMNVGDYKNIINIFSQNNTCVINLSKSYRSTKEITEFSRKLLNDEFIDEGIQRSGDKPLVIELPNEAAIKERLLQDINIYKERGYKSIGIITRTMREADEVYSFLKDKVQIKAIMKDDDEYVNDTLLIPAYLAKGLEFDAVLIYNAGNENYCCEEERLLFYTACTRALHVLSIYYSGKKTPFLEENIVI, encoded by the coding sequence GTGAAGAAAGATGATTTTATCTGGAAACTTGAAGATGAATGGTTGCAAGAAGTGCTTAAAGAGACTAGGAAACAGCTTGATAAAAACATAAATTTTAAAGAAAAAATTAAAGATGAAGCTATTAGAACACAAAAGGAGCTGTGGGATGAAATAGGATCAGTCTCTATAGCAAATGGACTAGATCAGGTTGCAGACTTTATGCAATATATCAGTTTTATGAAAATGCAAAAAATAAGCCATGAGTCAACAAGAAAACTTCAAGACAAATATGAGAAAATGCTTGTATCACCTTATTTTGCAAGGATGGATTTTCTTGAAAATGGAGAGCTAGAAGCCGAGAAATGTTATATTGGTGTTTCAAACCTCATTAATGATAAGCTTGATTTCCTAATATATGATTGGAGAGCACCGATTTCTAGCATGTTTTATGATTGTGAAATGGGGGATGCTAATTACGAATGTCCTGAAGGAGTTATAGAAGGGAAACTTTTGCTAAAAAGACAGTATAAGATTAATAATGGGGAAATTCAATACATGTTTGATAGTAATCTTAAGATAGATGATGAAATGCTTCAAGATATTTTGAGTAAAAGTACCGATAGTAAGATGAAAGCCATAGTAACAACAATTCAAAGAGAACAGAATAAAGTAATCCGTAATGAAGAATATAAGACTCTGATTGTCCAAGGCCCTGCAGGAAGTGGAAAAACCTCTGTTGCCCTGCATAGAATAGCATATCTCCTATATAAACATAGAGAAAAAATAACACCTGAGAATATAGTAATATTTTCACCTAATGAAATTTTCAATGAGTATATCTCTAATGTACTACCAGAACTTGGAGAAGATAATATGTATCAGACAACATTTAAGGAGTATATGCATAAGGCCTTAGGTAGAGATTTTTTAAAGGAAGATTACTGTGAAATGATGGAGTATATTCTCACTTCAAAAAATCAAGCAGGCTATGAAAATAGAATTAATAATATAAGATATAAATCTACTATGGAATTTGTAAATATTTTAAAATATTATGTCACCTTTGTTGAAGAAAAGGATAGAGATTTCAAGGATGTCTTTTTTAGAGACCAGCTAATAGTTACATCTAAAGATTTGCAAGAACTGTTTTTTAAAGAGTATATTAGACTTCCTCTAAGAAAGAGGTTGAGAAAGATAAAGGAAAGAGTATTGTTTCTTTTAGATCCATATAAAAAAGAGAGGATAGATGAAGTTGTTGCTGAATTGGAGAAGAAAGGCTCTTATATAGATAAAATAGAAATATTTCAGGATAGTATGGTTATTGTAAAGGAAGAAATGAAGGCGTTATACCATGAAATCAATATAATGACAGAATTTAATCTAGTGAATATTTATAAAGAGCTTTTTGAGAAATTAGAGCTTTTTCATAGACGCTTAAACATTCCATACAATGAGGAGATAATAAAGAAAATAAAAAGTCATTCTTTAGAAAACCTAGAGGCTCAAAATCTTAATTATGAGGATCAAATTATAATTTTATATTTAAAAATTGTGCTAGGAGATATTTCAAAAACCTCTGAAATTAAATATGTAATTATTGATGAGGCTCAGGACTATACACCACTTCAGTATGAAATATTTTATCAACTATTTGAATCTGCAAATATGACTATACTAGGGGATTTAAACCAATCCATTAATCCATTTATGAATGTAGGTGATTATAAAAATATCATTAATATATTCTCTCAAAATAATACTTGTGTAATAAATCTAAGCAAGAGCTACAGATCTACAAAAGAAATTACCGAGTTTTCTAGAAAGCTACTTAATGATGAATTCATTGATGAAGGTATACAGAGAAGTGGAGATAAGCCTTTGGTCATTGAACTCCCAAATGAAGCAGCTATAAAAGAAAGACTTCTTCAGGATATAAACATATACAAAGAGAGAGGATATAAATCTATTGGAATAATAACAAGAACTATGAGGGAAGCAGATGAGGTGTATAGTTTTCTAAAAGATAAAGTTCAAATTAAGGCCATAATGAAGGATGATGATGAATATGTTAATGATACCTTGTTAATACCAGCATATCTTGCTAAAGGTTTAGAATTTGATGCTGTGCTTATTTATAATGCAGGAAATGAGAATTATTGCTGTGAAGAGGAAAGGTTGCTATTCTATACTGCCTGCACTAGAGCTCTTCATGTTTTATCTATATACTATTCAGGAAAGAAAACACCTTTTCTCGAGGAAAATATTGTGATTTGA
- a CDS encoding stalk domain-containing protein, with product MKKREKYRIVMSYVLALILLSSLVVFPDSAYGRNNAKNMVAIKTFNGLYLCAENGGDGQLVADRENIGEWETFEMIDLGKGYIALKGNNGKYVSVSNDGKDVYVDSSRIDKRQIFQLLKVDSKVAFRIQNKTYLCAEDGGGGKVVGDRETIGEWETFELIKIQDINSDKCNLTAVSNDKNVTFTWTKPANTKNIIGYNLYRGTSPGKQSSTPVTDFPIESTSYTDNNLNSGVTYYYVLKVVYKDKTLGVASNEVSVLLKSATTLSARIEEDGIGLYWTKPTNTKNIIGYNLYRGTASGKQSNIPITDFPIEGTSYIDRNIDNNITYYYTLRAVYRDNTLGELSNEVAIKSNLYNRNIVLEVGSKYMVVNGQRKEIDPGNGTKMVIKNGRTFLPIRAVIESMGGTVEWDQSAKKVSIYLRNKNIQLWIGEKTVVVNGSYMESDVAPYISDSGRTMLPLRFITENLDCKVDWDGTTKKVTIRMDN from the coding sequence ATGAAAAAAAGAGAGAAGTATAGAATAGTTATGTCTTATGTATTGGCATTAATCTTGTTATCATCACTAGTTGTTTTTCCAGATTCAGCTTATGGGCGAAATAATGCGAAAAACATGGTTGCCATCAAAACATTTAATGGATTATATCTATGTGCTGAAAATGGAGGCGATGGGCAATTAGTAGCTGATAGGGAGAACATAGGTGAATGGGAAACCTTTGAAATGATTGATCTTGGAAAAGGATATATCGCATTGAAGGGGAATAATGGTAAATATGTAAGTGTCTCCAATGATGGCAAAGATGTTTATGTAGATAGTAGCAGAATAGATAAGAGACAAATATTTCAATTATTAAAAGTGGATAGTAAAGTAGCTTTTAGAATCCAAAACAAGACATATCTCTGCGCAGAAGATGGTGGTGGAGGAAAAGTAGTCGGAGATAGAGAGACTATAGGGGAATGGGAAACCTTTGAATTGATAAAAATTCAAGACATTAACTCTGATAAATGTAATTTAACAGCAGTATCTAACGACAAGAATGTTACATTTACATGGACCAAACCAGCTAATACAAAAAACATTATAGGATATAATCTTTATAGAGGAACTTCTCCAGGGAAGCAATCATCTACACCTGTGACAGATTTCCCTATAGAGAGCACATCTTATACTGATAATAACTTAAATAGTGGAGTAACATATTATTATGTATTAAAGGTAGTATATAAAGATAAAACATTAGGAGTTGCTTCTAATGAAGTATCAGTATTGTTGAAATCAGCAACAACATTAAGCGCAAGAATAGAAGAAGATGGTATTGGCCTATACTGGACGAAACCAACTAATACAAAAAACATTATAGGATATAATCTTTATAGAGGAACTGCTTCAGGAAAGCAATCGAATATACCTATTACAGATTTTCCTATAGAAGGAACATCTTATATTGATAGGAATATTGATAATAATATCACTTATTATTATACTTTAAGGGCTGTTTATAGGGATAATACTCTTGGAGAGTTATCCAATGAGGTTGCTATTAAATCTAATTTATATAATAGGAATATTGTACTGGAAGTAGGAAGCAAGTATATGGTTGTCAATGGACAAAGGAAAGAGATAGATCCTGGCAACGGAACTAAAATGGTCATAAAAAATGGTAGAACCTTCCTTCCTATAAGAGCAGTTATTGAATCTATGGGTGGAACAGTAGAATGGGATCAATCAGCAAAAAAGGTTAGTATATATTTAAGGAATAAAAACATTCAACTATGGATTGGTGAGAAAACCGTAGTAGTTAATGGCTCATATATGGAAAGTGATGTGGCACCGTATATTTCAGATAGCGGTAGAACAATGTTGCCTCTAAGATTCATCACGGAAAATCTTGACTGTAAGGTAGACTGGGATGGAACAACAAAGAAGGTAACCATTAGAATGGATAATTAG
- a CDS encoding S41 family peptidase: MRKKIVRRNIKIAASVILSIIVIERAYNSRAVFQTKAENTSNYGIIDARFSNKEKLKDFEYIYQTLEEQYAFFEVNKRQDKMDWLDNKARYKRIIRNTDNDTEFIAAINNILKELNDDNTYILTGDMYRRYYKHYYPERREIFHYERSLARYDFDWTFDLDPSNDFIFHNGPVLDTEVLVENELAYMKLKAMSHYHVEEDYPKIKSFLEEVKDFDKLIIDIRGNSGGFDDYWMNIVKLLINDVHSAEYYSFFKNTARTIHDPFKVPGIASVRDLDEKILEQFPPEVKADFKYYKANSIEIIPEESVGFKGKVYLLVDEEVSSAAEKFAAFAKDTGFATLIGETTGGGMNFADIPMDNAPYGGYIFTYSRELVFNSDATINKETKTTPHIAVEHPSPNEDHLKDSCIQAVMEDN, from the coding sequence TTGAGAAAAAAAATAGTTAGAAGGAATATCAAGATTGCAGCATCAGTAATACTATCAATAATTGTCATAGAAAGAGCTTATAACAGTAGAGCTGTATTTCAGACAAAGGCAGAAAATACATCTAATTATGGGATAATAGATGCGAGATTTTCAAACAAGGAAAAGCTGAAGGATTTCGAGTACATATATCAAACTTTAGAGGAGCAATATGCTTTCTTTGAAGTGAATAAAAGACAAGACAAGATGGATTGGTTAGATAATAAAGCTAGATATAAAAGAATTATTAGAAATACAGATAATGATACAGAATTTATTGCAGCCATAAACAACATATTAAAAGAATTAAATGATGATAATACATATATTTTAACAGGGGATATGTACAGACGATATTATAAGCATTATTATCCTGAAAGACGGGAAATTTTCCATTATGAAAGATCATTGGCTAGATATGATTTTGACTGGACTTTTGACTTGGATCCCAGTAATGACTTCATATTCCACAATGGGCCTGTTTTAGATACAGAAGTGCTAGTTGAGAATGAACTAGCATATATGAAACTTAAAGCAATGTCCCATTACCATGTAGAGGAAGACTACCCTAAGATTAAAAGCTTTTTAGAGGAAGTAAAGGACTTTGATAAGCTCATTATCGACATTAGGGGAAATAGTGGTGGCTTTGATGACTACTGGATGAATATTGTAAAATTGCTCATAAATGATGTACATAGTGCAGAGTATTATTCTTTCTTTAAAAATACTGCTAGAACAATACATGATCCTTTCAAAGTTCCAGGTATTGCTTCTGTCAGGGATTTAGATGAGAAAATCCTTGAACAATTTCCACCAGAGGTAAAAGCTGATTTCAAATATTATAAGGCTAACTCAATTGAAATAATTCCTGAGGAAAGTGTAGGTTTTAAGGGTAAGGTATATTTATTAGTAGATGAAGAGGTATCATCTGCTGCTGAGAAGTTTGCAGCCTTTGCCAAAGATACAGGCTTCGCTACATTAATTGGAGAGACCACAGGTGGAGGAATGAACTTTGCAGATATCCCAATGGATAATGCTCCCTATGGTGGATACATATTTACCTATAGTAGAGAGCTGGTCTTTAACTCTGATGCTACAATAAACAAAGAAACAAAGACTACTCCACATATTGCAGTAGAGCACCCTAGCCCTAATGAAGACCATCTAAAAGACAGTTGCATTCAAGCTGTTATGGAAGATAATTAA
- a CDS encoding polysaccharide deacetylase family protein, producing the protein MLAYHGKLLELKGIEIKSDKYYLHTMFSFEEDIELFCEIDEYTANQLTSIIQLDNKYKYRLSFNHSFDKLQEQNIATLTQTYLEYSDKISFSCSENFVDMLTTIKNIQDIHELDNLNFISRTLEEINEEPVAKEIHTISEILEKSKIKFTPMLIIASSIVLIILFSYFNQGYINKARTNEGVLAQSINSGITVDLHEEKSITEIDLSDKEDLSTEGPLIEEINKPTPHSVTLDNDEMIYKVPHGKVALTFDDGPSQYSIDIMNVLNEYEVGGTFFFTGISAKKYPDYIKSIQSKGYSIGSHSMNHVDMKTLSYENQKNEIIQSIELLEEIIDDEVVLFRPPYGSINKQVKDLVYGHEYKLVLWNNDPEDWKTRDADKIFNSIKNSDISGSIILLHESQAVIDALPRIIEYLQELDLKIVNLE; encoded by the coding sequence ATGTTAGCCTACCACGGAAAGCTACTTGAATTAAAAGGGATTGAGATTAAATCTGACAAATACTATCTCCATACTATGTTCTCTTTCGAAGAAGATATTGAATTGTTTTGCGAAATTGACGAATATACTGCAAATCAACTAACTTCTATTATTCAATTAGATAATAAATATAAATATAGATTATCATTTAATCATTCTTTCGATAAACTACAGGAGCAAAATATTGCTACATTAACTCAGACATATCTTGAATATAGTGACAAGATATCTTTTTCATGCTCGGAAAATTTTGTAGATATGCTAACTACTATAAAAAACATCCAAGATATTCATGAGTTGGACAATCTAAATTTTATATCTAGAACCTTAGAAGAAATCAATGAAGAACCTGTTGCGAAAGAAATACATACAATATCTGAAATACTTGAGAAAAGCAAAATCAAATTTACTCCTATGCTTATTATTGCCTCTAGTATAGTATTGATAATATTATTTAGTTATTTCAACCAAGGTTATATAAATAAAGCTAGAACTAATGAAGGGGTCCTTGCTCAATCTATAAATTCCGGTATTACTGTGGACTTACACGAAGAAAAGTCTATTACCGAGATTGATTTATCGGATAAAGAAGATTTATCAACTGAGGGTCCATTAATTGAGGAAATAAACAAACCTACTCCGCATTCTGTTACTCTTGATAATGATGAGATGATATACAAGGTTCCACATGGAAAGGTCGCCCTTACCTTTGATGATGGTCCTTCACAATACTCAATTGATATCATGAATGTATTAAATGAATATGAGGTAGGAGGTACATTCTTCTTTACTGGAATTAGTGCAAAGAAATATCCTGATTATATTAAGTCTATTCAATCTAAAGGCTATTCAATTGGAAGTCATTCGATGAATCATGTTGATATGAAAACCCTTTCTTATGAAAATCAGAAAAATGAAATTATACAGTCTATAGAATTACTTGAAGAAATAATAGATGATGAAGTAGTTCTTTTTAGACCTCCCTATGGATCTATAAATAAACAGGTTAAAGATTTAGTATATGGTCATGAATACAAATTAGTCCTTTGGAATAATGACCCTGAAGATTGGAAAACTCGTGATGCAGATAAGATCTTTAATTCTATTAAAAACTCAGATATATCTGGTTCTATTATCCTCCTCCATGAATCTCAAGCTGTCATTGATGCCCTACCAAGGATAATAGAATACTTGCAAGAATTGGATTTGAAAATCGTAAATTTAGAATAA
- a CDS encoding YbaN family protein, which yields MKLYKLLFISLGVVFTGIGAIGVVIPVLPTTPFLILASMFFVKGSEKFDIWLKSTKLYKAYAEDFIKDRSMTLKRKVGLMMLSDFMLAFPLIILDSIYIKVFIISVVIFKYYYFIFRIKTKRT from the coding sequence ATGAAACTATATAAATTATTATTTATCTCATTAGGAGTAGTTTTTACTGGAATTGGCGCTATTGGAGTTGTCATACCCGTATTACCAACTACACCATTTCTAATATTAGCATCCATGTTTTTCGTAAAGGGTTCTGAGAAATTTGATATATGGCTTAAGAGCACAAAACTATATAAAGCTTATGCAGAGGATTTTATCAAAGACAGATCCATGACTTTAAAGAGAAAGGTAGGCTTAATGATGCTTTCAGATTTTATGTTAGCATTTCCTTTAATAATTTTAGATAGTATTTATATTAAAGTATTTATAATATCAGTGGTAATCTTTAAATATTATTATTTCATTTTCAGAATAAAGACTAAAAGAACTTAG